The Thermithiobacillus plumbiphilus genome window below encodes:
- a CDS encoding bifunctional UDP-sugar hydrolase/5'-nucleotidase, whose product MKDFRRFASLLGGALLLAGASVALAASGATGTVTILHTNDSHGRYLSFPVAPGNATAQTGDPGRSPQSFPHQGEVNGFARLASAIESIRRERGADNVLLLHGGDTFSDDLLGNITKGEATIRLMNAVGYQYMALGNHDFDYGAEQTRKLQELASFPMRGANVIDKASGKPFLGEPVQVFKIGGLKVGVLALGYHNTAQTGSPKNTESLRFESGIEAARRYVPVLRRKADLVVVLSHQGSKVDRLLARKVPGIDIIVGAHSHDFIEPPERTGNTWMVQALSDSAVLGELRVAMEKGRISSVQGQGHVLWSDQYPPDPAIEKLVRQMREPHEAELEAVIGQAAERIGRQYKSESPFDHLAGEMMMRHAKAEVAFLPGVGYGVSLMPGPIRREQLYTLLPHPSRLVTMRLTGAQIQEILEQSATNQKPDDPMDAVGGLIQTAGLRWTVDLSRPSGQRIRDVAVGDSPLDPERSYRVVTHSGMLAGIHRYETFADGADIRKAEETVTEVVEKGFRQAGPLRPKVGYVTLIKAEE is encoded by the coding sequence ATGAAAGATTTCAGGCGTTTTGCCTCGCTGCTGGGAGGGGCCTTGCTGCTGGCGGGTGCGAGTGTGGCGCTGGCTGCCAGTGGTGCGACCGGCACGGTGACCATTCTGCATACCAATGACTCGCATGGCCGCTATCTGTCCTTTCCGGTGGCGCCAGGCAACGCCACGGCCCAGACCGGCGATCCCGGCCGCAGCCCCCAGAGCTTCCCGCATCAGGGCGAGGTCAATGGCTTTGCCCGGCTGGCGAGCGCCATCGAGTCGATCCGGCGCGAGCGGGGCGCCGACAATGTCCTGCTGTTGCATGGTGGGGACACCTTCAGCGACGACCTGCTGGGAAATATTACCAAGGGCGAGGCGACCATCCGCCTGATGAATGCCGTGGGCTATCAGTACATGGCGCTGGGCAATCACGATTTCGATTATGGGGCGGAACAGACCCGCAAGTTGCAGGAACTGGCTAGCTTCCCCATGCGCGGCGCCAATGTCATCGACAAGGCCAGTGGCAAGCCATTCCTGGGTGAGCCGGTGCAGGTGTTCAAAATCGGTGGGCTGAAAGTGGGCGTGCTGGCGCTGGGGTATCACAACACCGCGCAGACCGGCAGTCCGAAAAACACCGAGTCGCTCCGCTTTGAGAGCGGCATCGAGGCCGCCAGGCGCTATGTGCCGGTGTTGCGCAGGAAAGCGGACTTGGTGGTGGTGCTCTCGCATCAGGGCTCGAAGGTGGACCGCCTGCTGGCGCGCAAGGTGCCGGGGATCGACATCATCGTCGGGGCCCATTCCCATGATTTCATCGAGCCCCCCGAGCGGACCGGCAATACCTGGATGGTGCAGGCACTGTCGGACTCGGCGGTACTCGGTGAACTGCGTGTTGCGATGGAAAAGGGCCGGATCAGCTCGGTGCAGGGCCAGGGTCATGTACTCTGGAGCGATCAATACCCGCCCGATCCGGCCATCGAGAAACTGGTCAGGCAAATGCGCGAGCCGCATGAAGCCGAACTGGAGGCGGTGATCGGTCAGGCGGCGGAGCGCATCGGCAGGCAGTATAAATCCGAAAGTCCCTTCGATCATCTGGCCGGGGAAATGATGATGCGTCATGCCAAGGCAGAGGTCGCCTTCCTGCCGGGGGTGGGCTATGGCGTTTCGCTGATGCCCGGCCCGATCCGCCGCGAGCAGCTCTACACCCTGCTGCCGCATCCTTCCAGGCTGGTGACCATGCGGCTGACCGGCGCGCAGATCCAGGAGATCCTGGAACAAAGTGCCACCAATCAGAAGCCCGATGATCCCATGGATGCGGTGGGCGGCCTGATCCAGACCGCCGGCCTGCGCTGGACCGTGGACCTGAGCCGACCCAGCGGGCAACGCATCCGCGATGTGGCGGTGGGCGATTCGCCACTGGACCCGGAACGCAGCTATCGCGTGGTGACCCATAGCGGCATGCTGGCCGGCATCCACCGCTATGAAACCTTTGCCGACGGCGCCGACATCCGCAAAGCGGAAGAGACCGTGACGGAAGTGGTGGAAAAAGGCTTCAGGCAGGCAGGTCCACTGCGGCCGAAGGTTGGATACGTGACATTGATCAAAGCCGAAGAGTAG
- a CDS encoding BON domain-containing protein: MANDQSRKGYGWQDTPGEMTQRGQHHPDMQRPEVTPGNYDERSVKPWRDPQARSHAPREVRNAHDEQHDYDPDNIEFIPSSYGGRFERRDLMYARDAQPGGHGMDTHRSWNSWERNPPGIAERQIPARGGYRGKGPKGYQPSDARLKERLDEAFYDDDMLDASDIEIQVKDGEVTLQGAVESREDRQRAEWLVSRVAGEHTHIHNSLRIQSH, translated from the coding sequence ATGGCGAATGACCAGTCCCGGAAAGGATATGGCTGGCAGGATACCCCGGGAGAAATGACGCAGCGTGGTCAGCATCATCCCGACATGCAAAGGCCGGAGGTCACGCCCGGCAATTACGACGAGCGTTCGGTCAAGCCCTGGCGCGATCCGCAGGCAAGAAGCCATGCGCCACGCGAAGTCAGGAATGCCCATGACGAGCAGCATGACTATGATCCGGACAATATCGAGTTCATTCCGAGTTCCTATGGCGGGCGCTTCGAGCGCCGTGACCTGATGTATGCCCGGGATGCCCAGCCGGGTGGCCACGGCATGGATACCCACCGCTCCTGGAACAGTTGGGAGCGCAACCCGCCCGGCATTGCCGAACGCCAGATTCCGGCAAGAGGCGGGTATCGTGGCAAGGGGCCGAAAGGCTATCAACCCTCCGACGCACGTCTGAAGGAAAGGCTGGATGAAGCCTTTTACGATGACGACATGCTGGATGCCAGCGACATCGAGATTCAGGTCAAGGATGGCGAAGTGACGCTGCAGGGCGCCGTGGAAAGCCGGGAAGACCGCCAGCGCGCCGAGTGGCTGGTGTCCCGGGTGGCGGGCGAACATACCCACATCCACAACAGCCTGCGTATCCAGAGCCACTGA
- a CDS encoding UDP-glucuronic acid decarboxylase family protein yields MRHFQRRRILVTGGAGFLGSHLCERLINEGHEVLCLDNFQTGTRENVAQLLNHPCFEFMRHDVTFPLHVEVDEIYNLACPASPVHYQNDPIQTTKTSVLGAMNMLGLAKRTRSRVLQASTSEVYGDPQMHPQPESYHGHVNPNGIRACYDEGKRCAESLFFDYHRQHQVSIKVARIFNTYGPRMHPNDGRVVSNFIVQALRGEPITIYGKGDQTRSFCYVDDLVDGLVRLMNSPEDVTGPINLGNEGEFTILELAQQVLELTGSRSKLVFKPLPKDDPRQRRPDLTTAREKLGWEPCVKLHEGLLKTILYFDQQLGAQKRPASLRPKTVIHPAAEAQSLRLNL; encoded by the coding sequence ATGAGGCACTTCCAAAGAAGAAGAATTCTGGTAACCGGTGGGGCAGGCTTTCTGGGATCGCATCTGTGCGAACGCCTGATCAATGAGGGGCACGAAGTCCTCTGCCTGGACAATTTCCAGACCGGCACCCGTGAAAACGTGGCGCAACTGCTGAATCACCCCTGCTTCGAGTTCATGCGTCATGACGTAACCTTTCCCCTGCATGTCGAAGTGGACGAAATCTACAATCTGGCCTGCCCGGCCTCGCCGGTGCATTATCAGAACGACCCGATCCAGACCACCAAGACCAGCGTGCTGGGTGCCATGAACATGCTGGGCCTTGCCAAGCGCACCCGCTCCCGCGTCCTGCAAGCCTCGACCAGCGAGGTCTATGGCGATCCGCAGATGCACCCCCAGCCCGAGTCCTACCACGGGCACGTCAACCCCAACGGCATCCGCGCCTGCTACGACGAGGGCAAGCGCTGCGCCGAGTCGCTGTTCTTCGACTATCACCGCCAGCATCAGGTCAGCATCAAGGTCGCGCGCATCTTCAACACCTACGGGCCACGCATGCATCCCAATGATGGCCGCGTGGTGTCGAACTTCATTGTCCAGGCCCTGCGCGGCGAGCCGATCACCATCTATGGCAAGGGCGATCAGACCCGCTCCTTTTGCTATGTGGATGATCTCGTCGATGGCCTGGTGCGCCTGATGAATTCTCCCGAGGATGTGACGGGACCGATCAATCTCGGCAACGAGGGTGAATTCACCATCCTGGAACTGGCGCAGCAGGTGCTGGAATTGACCGGCTCGCGTTCGAAGCTGGTTTTCAAGCCCCTGCCCAAGGACGATCCGCGGCAGCGCCGGCCGGACCTGACGACAGCCCGCGAGAAACTCGGCTGGGAGCCCTGCGTCAAGCTGCACGAGGGGCTGCTGAAGACCATCCTCTACTTCGACCAGCAGCTCGGCGCCCAGAAGCGGCCTGCATCCCTGCGGCCAAAGACCGTCATCCATCCGGCCGCTGAGGCCCAGTCGCTGCGCCTGAATCTCTGA
- a CDS encoding NAD-dependent epimerase/dehydratase family protein, which translates to MSKLVLITGGAGFIGSHLADELLAHGYRVRALDNLAVQVHGPNAGRPDYLSPEVDLQIGDVRDPAAMRKALEGVDAVYHFAAVVGVGQSMYEIAHYTDVNNMGTAVLLEALIERPVERLIVASSMSIYGEGLYRDPSGAVSPGVERSLEQLKAGDWEVRNAAGEVLHPVPTPESKAPSLPSVYALSKYDQERMCQMIGRAYGIPTVGLRFFNIFGTRQALSNPYTGVLAIFASRYLNDKPPMINEDGFQQRDFVSVYDVARACRLSLELPEAAGEVFNIASGRQYTIREVAERMGRALGKTHIVPEITGKYRVGDIRHCVADISLAREKLGYDPRVPLEEGLVELSDWLEGQQAVDRVEEARAELALRGLAL; encoded by the coding sequence ATGAGCAAACTGGTGTTGATTACCGGCGGGGCAGGCTTCATTGGTTCGCATCTGGCTGATGAGTTGCTGGCGCATGGCTATCGGGTGCGCGCCCTGGACAATCTCGCGGTGCAGGTGCATGGCCCGAATGCCGGCCGGCCCGATTACCTCAGCCCCGAGGTCGATCTGCAGATTGGCGACGTGCGGGATCCGGCGGCGATGCGCAAGGCGCTGGAAGGTGTCGACGCCGTTTATCACTTCGCGGCGGTGGTCGGGGTGGGGCAGAGCATGTACGAGATCGCCCACTACACCGATGTCAACAACATGGGTACGGCGGTGCTGCTCGAAGCCCTGATCGAGCGCCCGGTGGAGCGCCTGATCGTGGCCTCGAGCATGAGCATCTACGGCGAGGGATTGTACCGCGATCCGTCCGGCGCCGTTTCTCCTGGTGTGGAGCGCAGCCTCGAACAGCTCAAGGCCGGCGACTGGGAAGTGCGCAATGCCGCCGGCGAGGTGCTGCATCCCGTGCCCACGCCGGAGAGCAAGGCGCCTTCGCTGCCCTCGGTCTATGCGCTCTCCAAATACGATCAGGAACGCATGTGCCAGATGATCGGCCGCGCCTATGGCATCCCCACCGTCGGCCTGCGTTTTTTCAATATTTTCGGCACGCGTCAGGCACTATCCAATCCCTATACCGGGGTGCTGGCGATCTTCGCCTCGCGCTACCTGAACGACAAGCCGCCGATGATCAATGAGGACGGCTTCCAGCAGCGCGACTTCGTCAGCGTCTATGACGTGGCCCGGGCCTGTCGCCTGAGCCTGGAGCTGCCCGAGGCGGCCGGCGAAGTCTTCAACATCGCCAGCGGTCGCCAGTACACCATCCGCGAGGTGGCCGAGCGCATGGGCCGCGCGCTTGGCAAGACCCACATCGTTCCTGAGATCACCGGCAAGTACCGGGTCGGCGACATTCGCCACTGCGTGGCGGACATCAGCCTGGCCCGGGAAAAACTCGGCTACGATCCGCGGGTGCCGCTGGAAGAAGGCCTGGTGGAGCTGTCCGACTGGCTGGAAGGCCAGCAGGCGGTCGACCGGGTGGAGGAGGCGCGTGCCGAGCTGGCACTGAGAGGGCTTGCGCTATGA